In the Drosophila gunungcola strain Sukarami unplaced genomic scaffold, Dgunungcola_SK_2 000001F, whole genome shotgun sequence genome, one interval contains:
- the LOC128261735 gene encoding uncharacterized protein LOC128261735 — protein MSSCGCPAGWKSWRREKFSHQRVSIESAVKMCQRRFFSSKYTSFHKNHIKLFAVYMKTASLMQNLNVLKRSL, from the coding sequence TGGCTGGAAAAGCTGGCGTCGTGAAAAATTCAGTCATCAGCGCGTGTCCATCGAATCGGCAGTGAAAATGTGCCAGCGGCGGTTCTTTAGCAGCAAGTACACTAGTTTCCACAAGAATCACATCAAATTATTTGCCGTTTACATGAAAACGGCGAGTCTGATGCAAAACTTAAATGTGCTGAAGCGTTCGCTGTAA